The following proteins are encoded in a genomic region of Sorangiineae bacterium MSr12523:
- the secD gene encoding protein translocase subunit SecD, translating into MTTASRIALAIIGLCAVFAVISERFLQIDPAWPASVGILVGLLALLVVPSKMRLLLIILNAGVGGYLFFRADSFWGIVVCGLVIIWCLVGLLPLMDGAWRFKIGLVVCSFLAGSLVLWPTASRMSGGKLVCPQYIQDRIDFGIAPGLDLRGGLRLAYTVEVEEAIRDKRDHLADDMRQDLATSFGFHSGDGRVTREELQKLESKVHVATPESAILRLKFKDAGDVGKVDDRFTKKFTTELALQRGPGADEVTFKIRAEVESQIRERAVAQAKETIVRRVDGLGLREASVTTRDEDIILEVPGDNEKQFDDIRDTIRRTARLEFKMVDDETDFFGKIKDEELPEGEGIAIYNENAPAGPGKTVQSHFARITKRENETMTQCRERFKKWAATLSVPDDHQVGFLAIEDYDPDTGKTTEVGWRTFYMFSRAELTGDSITEANVAQEQNQGMGKYYVGLTFSPAGADRFEEITGANIKRRFAIILDDVVDSAPVIQSKIGGGRASITMGAGDPEQQLAQARKLELVLRSGALPAPVTPSNESRIGPSLGRDAIGEGLKGAAAGVGLVLLALAFYYRKSGIVADLAVLFNLLLQLAILSTFGATMTLPGIAGLALTVGIGVDANVLINERIREELRAGRTVRAAVEAGYDKAFSSILDGHVTVFISGLILAQYGTGPVKGFAVTLIVGIVCSLFTGVFCTRLVFDWWARGAKVKRLSVGAEF; encoded by the coding sequence ATGACCACCGCCTCTCGCATTGCGTTGGCCATCATCGGCCTTTGCGCGGTTTTTGCCGTCATCTCCGAGCGCTTTTTGCAGATTGACCCGGCGTGGCCGGCGTCGGTCGGCATCCTCGTGGGACTCCTGGCGCTTCTCGTCGTCCCTTCGAAGATGCGCCTCCTGCTCATCATTTTGAACGCCGGCGTCGGTGGCTACCTCTTCTTCCGCGCCGATTCGTTCTGGGGCATCGTCGTCTGCGGCCTGGTCATCATCTGGTGCTTGGTCGGCCTGCTCCCGCTGATGGACGGCGCGTGGCGCTTCAAAATCGGCCTCGTGGTTTGCTCCTTCCTCGCAGGCTCACTGGTGCTCTGGCCGACGGCCTCGCGCATGAGCGGCGGCAAACTCGTCTGCCCGCAGTACATCCAGGACCGCATCGATTTCGGCATCGCCCCGGGTCTCGACCTGCGCGGCGGTCTTCGCCTTGCGTACACCGTCGAGGTCGAGGAGGCCATCCGCGACAAGCGCGATCACCTGGCCGACGACATGCGGCAGGACCTGGCCACCAGCTTCGGTTTCCACTCGGGCGACGGTCGCGTGACGCGTGAGGAGCTGCAGAAGCTCGAGAGCAAGGTGCACGTCGCCACGCCGGAAAGCGCCATCCTGCGTCTCAAGTTCAAGGACGCGGGCGATGTCGGCAAGGTCGACGACCGCTTCACGAAGAAGTTCACCACCGAGCTGGCGCTGCAGCGCGGCCCGGGCGCGGACGAGGTCACCTTCAAGATCCGCGCGGAGGTCGAGTCGCAAATCCGCGAGCGCGCCGTCGCCCAGGCGAAAGAGACGATCGTCCGCCGCGTCGACGGTCTCGGTCTGCGCGAGGCGAGCGTCACCACGCGCGACGAGGACATCATCCTCGAGGTGCCGGGCGACAACGAGAAGCAGTTCGACGACATCCGCGACACCATCCGCCGCACCGCCCGCCTCGAGTTCAAGATGGTGGACGACGAGACGGATTTCTTCGGCAAGATCAAAGACGAAGAACTCCCCGAGGGCGAGGGCATCGCCATCTACAACGAGAACGCCCCCGCCGGTCCCGGCAAGACGGTGCAGTCGCACTTCGCGCGCATCACCAAGCGCGAAAACGAGACGATGACCCAGTGCCGCGAGCGGTTCAAGAAGTGGGCGGCCACCTTGTCCGTGCCCGACGATCACCAGGTCGGCTTCTTGGCCATCGAGGATTACGATCCCGATACGGGCAAGACCACCGAGGTCGGCTGGCGCACGTTCTACATGTTCTCGCGCGCGGAGCTCACCGGTGACAGCATCACCGAGGCGAACGTCGCGCAGGAGCAGAACCAAGGCATGGGCAAGTACTACGTCGGCCTGACGTTCAGCCCCGCCGGTGCGGATCGCTTCGAAGAGATCACGGGCGCGAACATCAAGCGCCGCTTTGCCATCATTCTCGACGACGTGGTCGACTCCGCGCCGGTCATCCAGTCGAAGATCGGCGGCGGCCGCGCCAGCATCACCATGGGCGCCGGCGATCCCGAGCAGCAGCTCGCGCAGGCGCGCAAGTTGGAGCTCGTGCTTCGCTCCGGTGCGCTCCCCGCACCGGTCACGCCGTCGAACGAGTCGCGCATCGGTCCGTCGCTCGGCCGCGATGCCATCGGCGAAGGCTTGAAGGGCGCGGCTGCAGGTGTCGGGCTCGTGCTCCTGGCTCTCGCGTTCTACTACCGGAAATCGGGCATCGTGGCCGACCTGGCGGTGCTCTTCAACCTGCTCCTCCAGCTCGCGATCCTGTCGACCTTCGGCGCCACGATGACGTTGCCCGGCATCGCCGGTCTGGCGCTCACCGTCGGCATCGGCGTCGACGCGAACGTGCTCATCAACGAGCGCATCCGCGAAGAGTTGCGCGCGGGAAGAACCGTGCGCGCGGCCGTGGAAGCCGGCTACGACAAGGCGTTTTCATCGATTCTCGACGGTCACGTCACCGTCTTCATCTCGGGTCTGATTTTGGCCCAGTACGGGACAGGTCCCGTCAAGGGTTTTGCCGTCACTCTCATCGTCGGCATCGTGTGCAGCTTGTTCACCGGTGTATTCTGCACGCGTTTGGTCTTCGACTGGTGGGCGCGCGGCGCCAAGGTCAAGCGCCTTAGCGTGGGTGCGGAGTTCTAA
- the yajC gene encoding preprotein translocase subunit YajC, translating into MTTESLFFQQVQPKAGTPGVAQDAPAGTQQQQSPPGGSLIMFLPILILLPFFFLMSRRQKKEQAERSKLKKGDRVVSNSGLVGELLEMDDRLAKVKIAPGTTVTMLTSSINAFGSTPETAPAAPKAEVKDAKPAADKK; encoded by the coding sequence GTGACGACCGAATCCCTATTTTTCCAGCAAGTGCAGCCCAAAGCGGGCACCCCCGGCGTCGCGCAGGATGCACCGGCTGGCACGCAACAGCAACAGTCACCCCCCGGCGGCAGTCTCATCATGTTTCTGCCGATCCTCATCCTGCTGCCGTTCTTCTTTTTGATGTCGCGCCGGCAGAAGAAGGAACAGGCCGAGCGGTCCAAGCTCAAAAAGGGGGACCGTGTCGTGTCCAACTCGGGCCTCGTCGGAGAGCTCCTGGAGATGGACGACCGGCTGGCCAAGGTGAAGATCGCCCCCGGCACCACTGTCACCATGCTGACGTCGTCCATCAATGCCTTCGGCTCCACGCCTGAAACGGCGCCTGCGGCCCCGAAGGCAGAGGTGAAGGACGCGAAACCGGCCGCGGACAAGAAATGA
- a CDS encoding formylglycine-generating enzyme family protein translates to MKQYLLAALLLASAIAVAHAQDEPEQQDAPAAAPPPPEDGETDEPAPAPPKPPPRASTPKYTVPFADGMLRLPGGRFTMGSGDPDAPPNERPPHKETVAAFWIDKTEVTVEAYRACVDRHMCARPVRKSADCTYDLDDPSLPISCVSWKDADTYCRAVGKRLPREAEWEFAARATFPVRYPWGGGWTYCTVAATLVRDSSSRTCTGKRPSKVGAHPSGSSPFGVLDLTGNVEEWTSDWYAEHVAEGAAPRAGASHVLRGGGWLSSPSASRTTSRNWGSSMEAGPNVGFRCAKD, encoded by the coding sequence ATGAAGCAGTATCTCCTCGCGGCACTGCTGCTCGCCTCCGCGATCGCCGTGGCGCACGCGCAGGACGAGCCCGAGCAACAGGATGCCCCAGCGGCCGCGCCCCCGCCGCCCGAAGACGGCGAGACCGACGAACCCGCGCCCGCGCCGCCCAAGCCCCCGCCCCGTGCCTCCACGCCGAAGTACACGGTGCCCTTCGCCGATGGCATGCTTCGTCTGCCCGGCGGCCGCTTCACCATGGGCAGTGGCGATCCGGATGCTCCGCCCAACGAGCGCCCGCCCCACAAAGAAACGGTGGCCGCGTTCTGGATCGACAAGACCGAGGTCACCGTCGAGGCATACCGCGCATGCGTCGACCGCCACATGTGCGCGCGCCCCGTGCGAAAAAGTGCAGACTGCACCTATGACCTCGACGACCCGAGCCTGCCCATCTCGTGCGTCTCGTGGAAAGACGCCGACACCTATTGCCGCGCCGTCGGCAAGCGCCTCCCGCGCGAGGCGGAGTGGGAATTCGCCGCCCGGGCAACCTTCCCCGTGCGCTACCCCTGGGGGGGCGGCTGGACGTATTGCACCGTCGCGGCCACCCTGGTGCGGGATTCCTCGTCGCGCACCTGCACCGGCAAGCGCCCCTCCAAGGTGGGCGCGCATCCGAGCGGCTCCAGCCCCTTCGGCGTCCTCGACCTCACCGGCAACGTCGAAGAGTGGACCTCGGACTGGTACGCCGAGCACGTCGCAGAGGGGGCGGCCCCCCGGGCCGGGGCCAGCCATGTCCTTCGGGGTGGGGGGTGGCTTTCGTCCCCGTCCGCCAGCCGAACCACCAGTCGAAATTGGGGGTCTTCCATGGAGGCGGGCCCGAATGTTGGCTTCCGCTGTGCCAAGGATTGA